CTCGGGCACTATCTGACACAAAGAATGGGGTAAAAATCCTCAATATGACATCTCCTGGCAGTTGAGTTTTCACGTTTGGAAAAAGATGCACAGACCACGAATGAATCTTCTAAACTGTATTTGGAACTGACAAAAACATCTGGAACTGACAAAAAATCTTCCTAGAGACAAGGCCCTCAGCAGAGTCTGTCCCCACCATAAAATTTTACATCAACTGTACAGAACAAAATTAGCAACGAGTGATCTTTGGCACTAGAATGGGTAACTCCTTAGCTGTTCATACAATATCCAAACTGCACATCACATGACATTAAATTGCTGGTTAACAgttgaattttacatttaaattatcttaaaaagttggaagtcctagctaagaTTTTTGGTATCAATATGCTAATCATATCTAACACTTAGTGCCTGAGGTAGAGACTTCTGTAAGAGATTTATCGAAGAGAACACAATAGAgagtacagaaaagaaaaccacttcCAATCTTGGAATCATGCAGCCAAATGTCTTTGCTGGTTCAGCAAGCCAACCCTGAAGTGCAGAACTcttacttcttttatttctgtagagaTTTTGCACGGGAGCAGGGCTTTCTTTTGTTTGGAATCCTGAATTTTGGAATCCATGGATTGCTTCTTTCAAAAGTATGATTATTAACATGGAATGTGCATGAACCAAACTCACTTACCatcattattaaaaacaacaaaaacaacacaacTGCACATTAGGGACaacaaataaaatcttttaaagtcTCCAGGACATGTGGCCAGAATGCGTGCAAGTCAACCTAGTGGCTCTAATCTTTGATGGTGACTGTGGATGACTACAGATTCACGATATATAGGCGAGctgaaattttatttccaaactCTGCACTGTATAGGTGCAGGGGCTTTACTTTCAGGTGGTAAGACTCTTCGTGAAATTACATgattttataaagataaaattaatctAACAACTGGAACCTTCCAATCAAAATGACCAGCAGCTGCATATCTCTGACTTCAGGTACTTTTCTTCACAGTTGGGAAAGACCTTTCCTGTATAAAAAGGCATTTGTGAAGTAGGTTCAAGTATAACATACTTGCCTTTTATAAAAAAACTGGCTGGCCAAAAATTTATCCTAAACTATAGGTATTATTTTTAGCAGTGTACTGTCTCTTAAATGAGACAGAAAACGTAAAGCCTAGACGTTTATAAGCATAACGGGTAAAGCATAGGTATGACTAATAGGAATAACATTTAAGTCCATTCTTGGTATAAACTGCTTAGAGCAAGTTAAGTGTTTTAAACAATCACTGATTCCTGTGATAAAGAGCACTGAAGGACTTCTTACTACATCACGTAGTTctttcacctattttttttttgaagctccAAGgtcagacaaatgacaataatagttggttttttaatactttttaccAGACGCTTTTTCTAACTACTTCATAACACTTCTGAGAGGTAAGTGGCTCCTGGAACTTGGAAAAGTAAAGTGAACTGCCTAGTCTCATACCATGAAGAAATGACAGTTAAGGTACCTAATGATgacgtttttctttttaaagatatagGTGTCCTTCTAAAAGACAGATATGTGGGAGCCCTAACCTGTGAGAACCATTTTAGTTGGCAAAGTTCCTTTTTATCGAAAGTCTATAGACGTCAGTCAAGGAAAATCCCCAGACAAACTGACTTCAATGAAGTAACACGCGTGTggttttaaatgaacaaatatagaAACAGGCGAAACTAAGGCATAAAGCAAAGAGGAAGCCACAAAATGAACAGTAACATTTCTTTAGGGGAAAATGTTATATAATTCTTCCCTCAAATTTGAACTAAGAAAAAAAGCCCATTTGTTTTACTGATCTCTTCTGAATAATTGTAACAAAGATGAACAAAGGACACACAACATCTGAATAAATCCAACTGTATTTTAAGGAATATAACATGTTGACCATATCCTGATTGTAGTCTGTGAAGGACTAAGCACTCAACTTCTATTTAGAGAAGCAAATGTCATACGACAGAGCAtgtctttttttgcggtacgcgggcctctcactgttgtggcctctcccgttgcggagcacaggctccggacgcgcatgctcagcggccatggctcacgggcccagccgctccgtggcatgtgggatctccccggactgggtcatgaacccgtgtcccctgcatcggcaggtggactctcaaccgctgcgccaccagggaagccctacagagcATGTCTTATACAGCAATTCAAAGGAATGATTTtgatagggaaaaaaaaccctgctgaCAGGTGTTTTATACAAATACCTGCAAGTTCCAGAACAGTAACTGGAACGATATTTTATAGACTCAATGTAGACCCAATTAATGGGTTAACAAGCTAGACACTGATAGGGCCGTTTTCTTAATGTAAGTCCACGACATGTTGTTAGGGGAGAATGGCCTTGGCAAACTCATATGTTCAAAGGCTGAAAGAAATGGACTAAGAAAGCAGTGAGAGTTGGGAAATCTATGTCATAATTAGAACTTTAGTGAGAGAATAAAAATAGACCTTAACACATGTGAAGTGACCCAGAATATCTTTCTATGTACTTGAGGAAGTTGAAGAATTATCCAGACACAAAAGATAACATTCTCATCAGAACAAGCCCAGATGAAACACCAGAGGCCCTGTTTGTAGAAACTAAGTGGATGCTTCTGGCGCCGAATGTCTGCCTGGCATTTCTGCTtgactccttccctctctctcactcAGATCCCCAACGCTTCCACTGGCAAAGCCACTCTGTTCTCCTTCAGGCTCTGAATATGGATGtgaatgtatgtgtattttttctgTCCTTCAATTAAGAAATATACATGAAGTTCTACTGACATAAGAATTATTGCTAGTTCTTTATCTTAGCTGGCCTGAAGTATTTAAAATCCTCCCTGTTTTAgaataattatttgaaattccTTATTAAACACTTGGTTTCAAGGAAACTGTGCAGGTCTATTAATTATCAAGGATCCATACATGTAGAAATCATTTTCTGAAATTTCCCCTTCAGTCTCAAGGGAGTTTACCTTTTGCTTAAGTGTTTAGAGATCCCgaagaacttctctaggctaaAATTTACAGactaaaaaaagcaaaataaaggtaAATGCATGGTTAGAAGATAAGCTTAAATTTGCAACTGAGTGTCTTTtgcggggggtggaggtgggggagaaatGCAATggacagcaacaaagaaaaaaagaactgcatACAGGACGCTGTTCTAAGAATAgagaactgacatttaaaaattaagtcaaaaaaaTAGCACTCTTGGAATTTCAAAGTTGGAGGTGGCTTGCAATAACTTTCTGTTGGAAGAGAGTGAGATACCCAAAATGAAAGCTCCCTGGTGAAGCAAACACCGCTCCCTTTAAATCTTTACCAAAAGCTCTTACTCAGAAGCTCATAAACTGTAAGACAAATGATGTGAACATGACAGGAGAGCAAAGTTCTCCAACGTTAGAGAAGGTTGAAAATGGCAGTAAAATACTACTGCAAATTACGAGTGTTATGTGAACATTAATGCTTGTCATTAACTAATAGATATGCCTATAGCAAATAAATACTGAAATTCTCTTTCGGTCTATTCACAGATAGAATCCCAGGTCTGACTGGTCTTCCAGGCAGAAACCTACATTGGCAGAGATATGTGAATTATAAAAGTTCCATGGtgaattataaaaaataaggaatttgAATTTAGGCCTTCTGCCATATGCAGTTTAAGGTAGCTTTAATTTTTAGCCTAGAAGGGAATTTTCGTATTTTTACTGTTACCATATAAAAAAAATACCCAGCACTGGCTTCTTAAGAAACCAGAGAGGCAGGTGTTTGGATACAGGTTTAAGGCAAATCAAACAGGTCCACAACTAAACATCTTATCAGGGCTTATTTCCCAGGAGTGCCTTTGTTTTGTGACAGAGGAATCTTAGAACAGTTCTAGCCAGGGTCTCCACACTGCTACTGGATGAGGACAGCTTTGTGCACCAGCCTTTTGAAAGAATTGACATTATATACACACCATCAAAGCATACACTGGCAAGGCTTGATATTTAAAGGACTTCTGCAGTGAATCACTTTATCTTCTTTGAAAACACAAATAGGTTTTCAAAGACTAGATACAAATCTGGACACATGAATGAGATTCAAAGATTTCTCAAGTCAAAGAAAGATCTCAACCTCCCTCTACTATGGACTTTCTTTCCAAGACTGAGAACTGATTCATCCTCCTCCGGCTCCTTACATATCTGAAATCTTCCCTGCAACACGAGAGGCACTTTTATTAGGTATGTAGCATCTATTAAAACTTTAAATCCAGGGTAGAATTTGCTGAACAAAGTAATAACACTAGCCTAATAGGCATTACCTTAAGAATTATTTCCCCTTTAATATAAAAGTATAACTACAGTGGTCCAATatacaaatacaaagaaaagttctcatactaaaaaaaaaaaaagtaccataatACTGTACATACAAAAACTGTTCAACAAGAATGATTtaaatatatctgttcttttccaGATCTGGAAGACGCAAATGTAAAGTTCTGCAACTGTATTATTGCTGGAACATGTGTCCAGGAACACTGTGTTTCCCGTTCTTTCCCCCTGTCCCAGCCCCCACTTCAGAGTCCCCTGAGCTTGGATCATGAGCCAACAGCATCCCTGAAAATAACCAGAGCTGAATGTTTACTCAGTGGAAGTCGTTATTCCGTGAGCCGCTGCTTACCGTGAACTATGAAAAGCACAAGTTTTAAGCCCAGCCAAGGTTAAATCCAGACGGAGGTCTTCCCATCCCCCGATTTGCTACTAGCACTGCTTTTGTTGGACCCAGCCTTGGACCCCACTTTGGCTTTTTTGTCCCGGGGACCATGGGGGTTGTTTTGGTGACTGTAGGCCTGGATTGCCAGATCCAGGCGTTCCTGAGCCATTTTGATTTCCCTCTGCAGAGTCTCCAGGTCAGCTGGGAGGTTGTCCTCATGGCTGCCGTACTGTTGTTCCTGGGCGATGTTGGCCTTGTTTTGCTTGTAGGCAATCTTAGCGTTGGACAGTTCGGTGTACTGGATTTGATCTGGTTTGACGGCAATGTTATAGCCAGGGGGAGCAGATGGTGTGTTCCAAGTGAAAGGATAATTATAAGCACCCGGATCTTCCAGTTCCCTCCTTTTACTGTTTAGTGAGTCTCGAATTGTCCCAAATCCTAAATGAAGCATCTCCCAAATGTTAAGCAACAGGCAAAGGCCTGTGACACCATACATTATCAGAAGAAAGATGGTCTTTTCAGTGGGTCTGGAAATAAAGCAGTCTATCTTATGAGGGCAAGGAAGTCTGCTGCACACATAAAATGGGTGGACTTGGAAGCCATACAGGAAGTACTGCCCTATCAGAAAGCCCACCTCAAACACGGTCCTTGCCAGCAGCTGCAGCACGTAGATTTTCATGAGCCCGTCCTCCTGAATCCGGTGTCGGCCGTCATGCTTAGGTTTAGATTGGttctgatctttattttctttttcactttctaatTCCATTTCTGGATACATCATGGGATCCTCCTCATGGtcctcttctgtttcttccagggCCCGGTGCTGTTTCCAACGCATTGCATAGGGTTTGCTCCGAGCGGCCTTCTTGTCTGCTTCACCGTGCTCCATTTTGGCAATCTTATGAATGGCGTAGCCCAGGTACATCACTGAGGGGGTGGCCACCAGGATGATCTGGAACACCCAGAAGCGCACGTGGGAGAGGGGTGCAAAGGCATCATAGCAGACGTTCTCGCAGCCTGGCTGCTCTGTGTTGCACACAAATTTGCTTTGCTCGTCGTAATAGATGGACTCTCCTCCTACAGCTGTAAGGACAATCCGGAAGACGATCAATACAGTGAGCCAGATCTTCCCCACGA
This sequence is a window from Pseudorca crassidens isolate mPseCra1 chromosome 19, mPseCra1.hap1, whole genome shotgun sequence. Protein-coding genes within it:
- the GJC1 gene encoding gap junction gamma-1 protein, producing the protein MSWSFLTRLLEEIHNHSTFVGKIWLTVLIVFRIVLTAVGGESIYYDEQSKFVCNTEQPGCENVCYDAFAPLSHVRFWVFQIILVATPSVMYLGYAIHKIAKMEHGEADKKAARSKPYAMRWKQHRALEETEEDHEEDPMMYPEMELESEKENKDQNQSKPKHDGRHRIQEDGLMKIYVLQLLARTVFEVGFLIGQYFLYGFQVHPFYVCSRLPCPHKIDCFISRPTEKTIFLLIMYGVTGLCLLLNIWEMLHLGFGTIRDSLNSKRRELEDPGAYNYPFTWNTPSAPPGYNIAVKPDQIQYTELSNAKIAYKQNKANIAQEQQYGSHEDNLPADLETLQREIKMAQERLDLAIQAYSHQNNPHGPRDKKAKVGSKAGSNKSSASSKSGDGKTSVWI